One window of Halichondria panicea chromosome 7, odHalPani1.1, whole genome shotgun sequence genomic DNA carries:
- the LOC135338239 gene encoding osteoclast-stimulating factor 1-like, whose amino-acid sequence MSRKPAPPKPVPKKPGHVEVVRAIYAYAAQQVDELSFEEGDTLYITEKNEDGWWRARCNKKAGLIPSNYIEGNTETIVNPLHEAAKRGNLPFVDECLANRVSVNGLDKSGSTALHWAASGGHTECAQAILKVQNVELNAQNKLGDTPLHNAAWKGHADVVALLLENGANTTIRNNEKQLPYDLSAKNPEVGRLLMIRDSGGAEYGEDEDSD is encoded by the exons ATGTCTAGGAAACCGGCCCCACCAAAACCAGTACCTAAAAAGCCAG GCCATGTTGAAGTGGTACGAGCTATCTACGCATATGCCGCACAGCAG GTGGACGAGCTCTCTTTCGAGGAAGGGGACACACTCTATATCACAGAGAAG AATGAAGACGGATGGTGGAGAGCACGGTGTAATAAGAAGGCGGGTCTTATTCCGTCCAATTATA TTGAGGGGAACACTGAGACCATTGTGAACCCACTACATGAGGCGGCTAAGAGAGGGAACCTTCCCTTCGTAGATGAGTGTCTCGCAAACAGA GTATCTGTGAATGGACTGGACAAGTCTGGTTCAACTGCACTACACTGGGCAGCCAGTGGAGGTCATACAG AATGTGCACAGGCGATATTGAAGGTCCAAAATGTTGAGCTGAATGCGCAG AACAAGCTAGGGGACACCCCCCTGCATAATGCCGCCTGGAAGGGACATGCTGACGTCGTGGCGTTGCTCTTGGAAAACG GAGCCAACACGACAATAAGGAACAATGAGAAGCAGTTGCCCTACGACCTGTCTGCCAAGAACCCCGAGGTGGGACGTCTGCTCATGATCAGAG ATTCTGGGGGTGCAGAGTACGGCGAAGATGAGGATTCTGATTAG